From a single Armatimonadota bacterium genomic region:
- a CDS encoding family 10 glycosylhydrolase encodes MNLSAAHSDAVNRRRRIFVQYDAHGQLGAPFEEWLEFRFAYFDQPGSQVDTLCWDIGAGSWAMYPSEVLPRMEHPGIRLWWDQGIDWVAELLRATHSRGLEAFWNHRVSEVDLAPTEELEPGMGLMMDQVNPVKREHPDWVIKTWWWQGLWNYACPELREYQLAILRELAGKYDFDGFQLDFARHIPCLPPGRQWELRGEVTEFVRMVRQMLQDAALQRGRPYLLATRIPETLDGCRADGFDVETWAQEGLVDILTLGSRSMNVDIEGFSRATAGCNVKLQPCFDDHHATDGYRFQSIEFLRGVFGNWWARGAHSVATFNWANASPEMCHEYIANRWGRAEFNEGQHHAQGQAYCEVGSPHTLASEDKVFAVERRGGYPWAEGYFNRNAFSPLPLQLRNDGAAAPLDVHICDPVRDVADSVEELILRTIIFGAREGDQFGARFNGVELETVTVDHDWKDPQIFSPAPQPASGGTGRYPVDPDQKLLRVDFRIPPGACNLGQNRADVYIIHRIPYCAQNIALEKLEIHLKYR; translated from the coding sequence GTGAACCTGTCAGCCGCTCATTCCGATGCCGTCAATCGCCGACGGCGTATCTTCGTCCAGTATGACGCCCACGGGCAACTGGGAGCCCCCTTCGAAGAGTGGCTGGAGTTCCGCTTCGCTTACTTCGACCAGCCCGGTTCGCAGGTGGACACCCTCTGCTGGGACATCGGCGCCGGAAGCTGGGCGATGTACCCCAGCGAAGTGCTCCCGCGGATGGAGCACCCTGGAATCAGGCTCTGGTGGGACCAAGGAATCGACTGGGTCGCAGAGTTGCTGAGGGCTACTCACTCGCGCGGTCTGGAGGCTTTCTGGAACCACCGGGTGAGCGAAGTCGATCTCGCACCCACCGAAGAACTCGAGCCCGGCATGGGCCTGATGATGGATCAAGTGAACCCGGTGAAGCGAGAGCACCCCGACTGGGTCATCAAGACCTGGTGGTGGCAGGGCCTGTGGAACTACGCGTGCCCCGAGTTGCGCGAGTACCAGTTGGCCATCCTGCGCGAGCTTGCGGGGAAGTACGACTTTGACGGCTTCCAGCTCGACTTTGCGCGGCATATCCCCTGCCTGCCGCCTGGGCGCCAGTGGGAGCTGCGCGGCGAGGTGACCGAGTTCGTCCGCATGGTGCGTCAGATGCTGCAGGACGCCGCGCTCCAGCGTGGCAGGCCATACCTGCTGGCCACGCGCATCCCGGAGACGCTGGACGGCTGCCGCGCGGACGGGTTTGACGTCGAGACCTGGGCGCAGGAGGGACTGGTGGATATTCTCACCCTGGGTTCTCGGTCGATGAACGTGGACATCGAGGGCTTCTCACGAGCCACAGCGGGCTGCAATGTGAAGCTGCAGCCGTGTTTTGACGACCACCACGCCACCGACGGATACCGTTTTCAGAGCATCGAGTTCCTGCGCGGCGTGTTCGGGAACTGGTGGGCCCGCGGCGCCCACAGTGTAGCCACCTTCAACTGGGCCAATGCGTCTCCGGAAATGTGCCACGAGTACATCGCCAACCGCTGGGGACGCGCTGAGTTCAACGAGGGCCAACACCACGCCCAGGGACAGGCGTATTGCGAGGTCGGCAGCCCGCATACCCTCGCAAGCGAGGACAAGGTGTTCGCGGTGGAGCGGCGCGGCGGGTATCCCTGGGCCGAGGGGTACTTCAACCGCAATGCCTTCTCGCCGCTGCCCCTGCAGCTGAGGAACGACGGGGCCGCCGCCCCGCTGGATGTGCATATCTGCGACCCGGTGCGCGACGTTGCGGATTCAGTCGAGGAGCTAATCCTGCGCACGATAATCTTCGGCGCACGCGAGGGCGACCAGTTTGGCGCAAGATTCAATGGGGTGGAACTGGAGACGGTGACGGTGGACCACGACTGGAAGGACCCGCAGATCTTCTCCCCCGCTCCCCAGCCTGCATCGGGCGGCACCGGGCGCTATCCGGTGGACCCGGACCAGAAACTGCTGCGAGTGGATTTCCGGATCCCGCCGGGCGCCTGCAACCTGGGGCAGAATCGGGCCGACGTGTACATCATTCATCGGATACCCTATTGCGCACAGAATATCGCGCTGGAGAAGCTGGAAATCCACCTCAAATACAGATAG
- a CDS encoding FAD-dependent oxidoreductase has product MKHSLALLALLCLCISHAQEVTLLSPLDTRADADQFASRVRLALVEPVREPRTEGDGAMRVRFMLHPSADGVGMVEARDARNGLRYRNWTPYQTLAVDLLNPGADAVEINLVVGNRDTEYLRPATLEPGKWTTVEVALANAAAAGVDLSDVRRMGLQIPVLTRPRPAEVIVDNPRLIGTDSEAIRTAREAGDERNRTAPERPRVRTEAALQVVRPEPTGETIRRCVDAPVIATPEVLVVGGGLAGVAAAVTAARMGADVLLVERSGSLGGMATLGLVPPAMNLGLTQGITKEFVDRLKATGGPDQTWNPEVIKYVLLDMMRQSGAKLMLYSLAVGAIVENGACRGIIVENKSGPQAIRAKMVIDCTGDGDVAAWSGAHFEIGRGRDDETQTQTLVFLLANVDTARLMPVVKDIPEMIRKARSEGNYKATFAGGAAIQPIVIGAHGAVNVNMINVPEVDGLKVEDLTYSHVEALREALDLVPFFREYVPGCEECYLASTAEFIGVRESRRIIGEYTLTGEEALSGAVFPDAIARGFYPIDIHSPDGTGDASGARPGRPYDIPYGCLVPLQVENLLVAGRPVSVDHVAHGSVRVMGTTMSLGEAAGCAAALCLLEGVPPRRLAGERVRAMLEQLGGLPDYGTFVPPNLASAESGTIASADSNFGKGGYAPHGAIDGLITRDQLSRWLSGDGPEQHWLQLDFPEPRTISKVGLYFYSHEGSGDQLQYVPQGFEIQVPEGDGWRTVATSPGVLQVNPRLEFEPVTTKTMRVLFTRPNMTDNIVRLREIVVLGPGGDTP; this is encoded by the coding sequence GTGAAGCACTCCCTCGCACTGCTGGCCCTGCTTTGTCTCTGCATCTCACACGCGCAGGAGGTCACCCTCCTGTCTCCCCTGGACACCCGGGCGGACGCTGACCAGTTCGCCTCCCGGGTACGCCTTGCCCTGGTGGAGCCGGTCCGCGAGCCCCGCACTGAAGGCGACGGGGCCATGCGCGTCCGGTTTATGCTCCACCCTTCCGCGGACGGCGTGGGCATGGTGGAGGCCCGCGATGCCCGCAATGGCTTGCGCTACCGGAACTGGACCCCTTACCAGACCCTCGCCGTGGACCTGCTCAACCCCGGCGCTGACGCGGTGGAGATCAATCTCGTGGTGGGCAACCGGGATACGGAGTACCTCCGACCAGCCACACTGGAGCCGGGAAAGTGGACCACGGTTGAGGTTGCCCTGGCCAATGCAGCGGCTGCGGGGGTGGACCTGTCTGACGTGCGGCGCATGGGCCTGCAAATCCCGGTACTCACGCGCCCCCGGCCGGCGGAGGTGATCGTGGACAACCCGAGACTGATCGGCACCGATTCAGAGGCCATCAGAACGGCCCGGGAGGCAGGAGACGAGCGCAACCGCACTGCCCCGGAACGCCCGCGGGTGCGCACGGAGGCAGCGCTGCAGGTCGTGCGGCCTGAGCCCACGGGTGAAACCATCCGGCGCTGTGTGGACGCGCCCGTGATTGCCACGCCTGAAGTCCTGGTGGTGGGCGGCGGGTTGGCCGGCGTCGCGGCGGCGGTGACGGCTGCGAGAATGGGCGCCGATGTCCTCCTGGTGGAACGATCCGGCTCTCTCGGCGGCATGGCCACTCTCGGGCTGGTTCCACCCGCAATGAACCTGGGGCTGACCCAAGGCATCACGAAAGAGTTCGTGGACCGGCTGAAGGCAACCGGTGGCCCGGATCAAACCTGGAACCCCGAGGTCATCAAGTATGTGCTCCTGGACATGATGCGACAATCCGGCGCGAAACTCATGCTTTACAGCCTCGCCGTGGGCGCGATCGTGGAAAATGGGGCTTGCCGTGGCATCATCGTGGAGAACAAGTCCGGGCCCCAGGCGATCCGTGCGAAGATGGTGATCGATTGCACTGGCGACGGGGATGTCGCGGCATGGTCGGGCGCCCATTTCGAGATTGGCCGCGGCCGCGATGACGAGACCCAGACCCAGACCCTGGTCTTCCTGCTGGCCAATGTGGACACCGCGCGTCTGATGCCGGTGGTAAAGGACATCCCCGAGATGATCCGCAAGGCCCGAAGCGAAGGCAACTATAAGGCCACTTTCGCCGGGGGAGCCGCGATCCAGCCCATAGTCATAGGCGCCCACGGTGCGGTGAATGTGAACATGATCAACGTGCCGGAAGTGGACGGGCTCAAGGTGGAAGACCTCACCTATTCCCACGTGGAGGCCCTGCGGGAGGCGCTGGACCTCGTGCCCTTCTTCCGCGAATACGTGCCCGGGTGTGAAGAGTGCTATCTCGCCAGCACCGCCGAGTTCATCGGTGTGAGAGAGAGCCGACGAATCATCGGCGAGTACACACTCACGGGTGAGGAGGCTTTGTCCGGCGCGGTTTTTCCGGACGCCATCGCGCGAGGCTTCTACCCCATTGACATTCACTCCCCCGACGGAACGGGCGACGCTTCGGGCGCGCGCCCGGGCAGGCCCTATGACATCCCTTACGGATGCCTGGTGCCGTTGCAGGTGGAGAACCTGCTTGTCGCCGGGCGTCCAGTCAGCGTGGATCACGTCGCCCACGGATCGGTCCGAGTCATGGGCACCACCATGTCCCTTGGGGAAGCCGCCGGGTGTGCTGCGGCCCTGTGCCTCCTGGAGGGAGTGCCCCCACGCCGGCTTGCCGGGGAACGGGTGCGGGCCATGCTGGAACAACTGGGCGGCCTTCCAGACTATGGCACCTTTGTGCCGCCGAACCTGGCCTCTGCGGAGAGTGGAACCATCGCATCCGCGGATTCGAACTTCGGCAAGGGTGGCTATGCTCCACACGGGGCCATCGACGGCCTCATCACCCGCGACCAGCTGAGCCGTTGGCTGTCAGGTGATGGACCGGAACAGCACTGGCTTCAACTGGACTTCCCCGAACCGCGCACGATATCCAAAGTGGGCCTGTACTTCTACAGCCACGAAGGTTCCGGCGACCAGCTCCAGTATGTCCCCCAGGGCTTCGAAATCCAGGTTCCTGAAGGCGATGGCTGGCGGACGGTGGCGACAAGTCCGGGGGTCCTCCAGGTCAATCCTCGCCTGGAGTTCGAGCCGGTGACCACAAAGACGATGCGGGTCCTCTTTACCCGACCCAACATGACCGACAACATCGTGCGCCTGCGGGAAATCGTAGTGCTCGGCCCAGGGGGTGACACGCCATGA
- a CDS encoding DNA alkylation repair protein, with the protein MTCAERLEAALGELRANANPKDLEGMARFGIRTDRALGVRVPVQRKIARAYRNDHELALALWDTEIHEARMMASMVDDPAQVTPAQMDRWAEDFDSWDICDQCCGNLFDRTPHAYGKVVEWSGRPEEFVKRSAFALIAGLTVHDKTAGDEVFVGWLDIMEREAWDERNFVWKAVNWALRNTGKRNAALNAAAIECARRILDQGTRSARWIARDAIRELESEAVRRRLGL; encoded by the coding sequence ATGACCTGTGCGGAACGGCTGGAAGCGGCCCTCGGCGAACTGCGGGCAAATGCGAACCCGAAGGACCTGGAGGGCATGGCGCGGTTCGGCATCAGGACTGACCGGGCGCTGGGCGTGAGGGTCCCGGTCCAGCGCAAGATCGCCCGGGCATACCGCAACGACCACGAACTGGCGCTCGCCCTGTGGGACACGGAGATCCACGAAGCGCGCATGATGGCCTCGATGGTGGATGACCCCGCCCAGGTAACCCCTGCGCAAATGGATCGCTGGGCTGAGGACTTCGATTCCTGGGATATCTGCGACCAGTGCTGCGGTAACCTGTTCGACCGCACCCCGCATGCGTATGGCAAAGTGGTGGAGTGGTCGGGCAGGCCGGAGGAGTTCGTGAAGCGCTCCGCTTTCGCACTCATCGCGGGACTGACGGTGCATGACAAGACGGCCGGGGATGAGGTCTTTGTCGGCTGGTTGGACATCATGGAGCGCGAGGCCTGGGATGAGCGGAACTTCGTGTGGAAGGCAGTCAACTGGGCCCTGCGCAACACGGGCAAGCGCAATGCGGCGCTCAACGCGGCCGCTATTGAGTGCGCCCGGCGCATCCTGGACCAAGGCACGCGCAGTGCCCGCTGGATCGCGCGGGACGCCATTCGCGAGCTTGAGTCGGAGGCAGTCCGCCGCCGGTTGGGGCTGTAG